CTTCGGAGGGAGCCAGAAGGTCCCTCCATGCCCATCTGGAGGCTGAATGACCTGATAACATGAGAGAGTGCTCTCATATTGCACATGGGGCCCTAGCACTGCGTAAAACCAGGAAAACCCAGTTGTGGTGATACTTGCAATCCTAAcacttaggaggtggagggagaaggaTTAAGAATTCAaggggtgggggatttagctcagtggtagagtgcttgcctagcaaacgcaaggccctgggttcggtccccggctctgaaaaaaaaaaaaaaaaaaaagaattcaagatcatccttggatgtaaaaagagctcaggtccagcctgagctacacgagatcttgtctcaaaaaaataagaatgCCAGAGCTAGCTAGAACCACATAGATGTTGTTGCTGATATCTCCTTGTGGGCTGGGGCACGTGTCTCAACCTCTCTCTATCCCCCAAGATCTTATTCATGTCAAGCAAAGGTAAGACAGTCAGGGCATGGTCTGAATCCAACATGGCCTCAAGATTGTAAGCACAGGACAGTCCAACCATAAATAATAGCAGGGCCCAAGGTCCTAGAGAGAAGGGGTGCTGAGCAGGGCGCACATGCCACCCATGCCCATCGCTTACCTTGTTACACTTGACACAGTGGTAAGTGTCCATGCCCGGAGAATAACGGAGGCTGAAGTCCAAGGGGGACTCGGTGCTGGGCACAAGCGGGCTGCCGTACAGCCTCACGGAGCGCTCCAGGAAAGCTGACTGCATGGTGGAGGGGGTCTGTTGGTAGCTGTGTCTGTAGGAGGAGGCCAGCGTATCCCAAGAGAAGCTGGGCTTATAGAAAGGGGGTGACTCGGAGAGTGGCGATTCCCCATCCTGGGGTTGGGATGTCACGTGAGGCCCCTCTGTACAAAGACATGTGCAGATGACTTATTTTGAGGATTTGCCTTCAGCTCTCTAATGTATgttgtacctgtgtgtgcaccatgtgaatGAGGGTGCCcttagaggctagaagagggtgctggattccACAGATGGAGCCATGGGCAACTATAAGCTGCCTTGTGATGCTCAGGTCTTGGAAGACCAGTGAATGTTCCTAACTGCCACCAGTAgattctttgtgtctctgtctctgtctctctctctctctgtctctctctctctctccttccttcttttcttcccttcctctttttctttcttattctttctaaACAGAGTCTTTCTATAtggctttggctgtcctagaactctctgtgtGCCCTGGTGGTCTATCTCCCCTGGTGACCTCCTGTTGAGGATTCCAATGTGCAGCCTGACTGTGTACCATTGGTGAGTCTTCACTGCAGTTTCAGCTCTGTCCCCCTGGGGGACCACCAGGCCACTGCCCTATGGACCTTGCAgctgcttcacacacacacacacacacacacacacacacacacacacacacacacacacacaactcctcATGCTAGTCTAGACGTGCCCAGCAGAAGCTGAGAGTCCAGATGGCGTCTAGCAACTGATGCTCCCCAACCTCATGACCCTAAGAAGTGCTACCACAGAGCCAGCCACTTTCCTCTCTGGCACCTGGAGGAGACAAAGGAGACCCTGGCTGGGTACCTGGGGCTGAGGCCATCTTGGGAAGGCTCTGGTTCAGCAGCATCTCCTGCTTCTGTTTGACTGCGCTCCAGTCCAAGGTCTGGCTTGGAAGCAGTGTGCTGAGAACAGGGCTGCCACTCTGGGTATGTTCTTTTGCCACTGTGAGGAGATAAGACCCAAGAGTCACCACCATCAGTTCTGGAATGCCTGTGGAGAGCAAGGGCCACCATATTTCCAGGGAGAGGGCACCCAGGGACACCAGCCTGCTGCTGCTCACACCTCTGCTGGGACAGGGAGAGGTGTGGGAACCCAGAGCACCCTGACTTCAGACctcagttggagccatagttcctTCCCGGCTCCCAATCCGATGCTCCCAGAACTCCACAGGCCAGAGGAGACGagtgtttatttcattcattcacatatgcacttactcattcattcactcagcgACAGCTAAGAGACGCAGGAGAGATGCCATAGCATCATCAAGACAGTGCcaaggcgggctggagagatggctcagtggttaagagcaccgactgctcttccagaggtcatgagttcaattcccagcaaccacatggtggctcacaaccatctgtaatggaatccgatgccctcttctagtgtatctgaagacagctacagtgtacttgtatatgataaataaataaatcttaaaaaaaaaaaaagacagtaccAAGTAGGCGTGGGGTGGGCCATAGCCCAAGCGCAGACTCACCAGGAATTACGGCAGGAGGCCAGACCAGGTCATCGCCCTGTGCTCGGGGCTGGTGGTAGGTGTGCGCCTTCTTACTCTTCACTAGAAAGGACCGCGGCATTTTTTTTCAGAGTGTGCTCCGCAcctgtgggggatgggagggaatgggagtGGCTAAGATCGACCAGTATCATTCCTTTGGAACAATGACACGCTATCCCATGCTGGTTTGTATAATGTTCCCCAAAGGTTTACATCCACCTGGCACCTGTGAATATCACATCAAGTTAGGATGTGCCCGAAGATTGGCCTTGCTCCCCAAATGACCAGTGTC
This Rattus norvegicus strain BN/NHsdMcwi chromosome 3, GRCr8, whole genome shotgun sequence DNA region includes the following protein-coding sequences:
- the Gfi1b gene encoding zinc finger protein Gfi-1b isoform X2 → MPRSFLVKSKKAHTYHQPRAQGDDLVWPPAVIPVAKEHTQSGSPVLSTLLPSQTLDWSAVKQKQEMLLNQSLPKMASAPEGPHVTSQPQDGESPLSESPPFYKPSFSWDTLASSYRHSYQQTPSTMQSAFLERSVRLYGSPLVPSTESPLDFSLRYSPGMDTYHCVKCNKVFSTPHGLEVHVRRSHSGTRPFACDICGKTFGHAVSLEQHTHVHSQERSFECRMCGKAFKRSSTLSTHLLIHSDTRPYPCQFCGKRFHQKSDMKKHTYIHTGEKPHKCQVCGKAFSQSSNLITHSRKHTGFKPFSCELCTKGFQRKVDLRRHRESQHNLK